In Terriglobia bacterium, the following proteins share a genomic window:
- a CDS encoding TonB-dependent receptor produces MRFRAVSRLALWLVAVSVLGLCSAQRLNAQILYGSVAGTVSDQTGAVVPGAAITIVNDNTGFTRNTTSASAGDYRFTDLPAGTYTLTATAQGFKPVKQTGINVTVGSINQQNVQLAVGAVTQEVTVSGAAAVLQTQEANVHTTISNYAVQNLPLNIYHNFQSVELLSPGVVSLSAITGSYPNSLADTPDRSLAINTNGLPQHINTSRVDGATDVFLWLPDHMVIIPPAASVQEVNVQTSNFNVQKGLTAGAATDVITKSGTNQFHGNIYGFHTDSALDAQNALVHTPNGKKPKNIQNNDGAAIGGPIMKNKVFFFGNWDGFFQRQNAADASNLIAPLDMRGGDFSAYLGQPLYNAAGTRPMVCSSNAAGAGAGPLVPLQEGMIFDPATGNTATGQGRCAFQGNIIPASRMYQGATAFWQLMAPFTPNNTLGQPFGANTATNDIRLRNSNWNRNIYTGKVDYNLSDRQTIWGKYTLQKALLNDGSDYGIAGQGGGTGITDDTAQTVTIGHTWTAKSNLVLTGHIGFTRMGEQNQTEDFGKPYGQSVLGLVNSNTPSGDERYTGMPGITFNGGFTTLGTDQSWEPVQRNDWQLTLDENATWIKGKHSIVFGFDAAHNHMNHWQPEIVCCPRGNVLMGADNTFLNTAADALGIGPQTQFYDVSHKAIGFTSNPWNNIAEFNLGLASEVQNGQQFIKATNKDWQEALYVGDTFRLTPKLTVDAGVRWEYFPLITRDGVSKFEVYDTATNQLYLGGLGNHDTHLGNTPVGVTSSKKLFAPRLGLAYQLNDKTVVRAAFGMTNDTLPLERPLRGFWPYTIGADNQMVGNSNVTTFLPYSNFNATSNAVNGYSGLAEGVPLIQAPTGFASGIITPPTNVTIGTLAPGEFKRGYVEFWNFTVERKLPFNTLLNVGYVGNHLVHQFNGRDADAAPLGLGAAGSPLFAAFGRPQSSGTYLFDGYLDSHYNSLQVSINRHVTNGLFLQGAYTYSKVIGYMDDEGWENGLRFNCPASSLMPQGCQSLNRHTLTFDRTHVLKMAFIYTLPFGAGQRFATTGAASAILGGWSVNGIITGVNGSPMYPTQTSKYLNTPGTSQVADFAGNLQMIKGRGPRQQWFNTTAFTPVETVRIGDGGRGNSWFRGPGLAQLDASLFRNFKLTEKFNLRIRAEMLNSTNTPHWNNPSTSCSIVTPASGPDVCGGSFGQITTAFGQRIFQLGAQIDF; encoded by the coding sequence ATGCGATTTCGGGCTGTATCTCGACTCGCTCTATGGCTCGTCGCAGTATCCGTTCTGGGACTCTGCTCGGCTCAGCGTCTGAATGCGCAGATCCTCTATGGTTCCGTAGCCGGGACCGTTTCCGACCAGACGGGTGCGGTAGTGCCTGGAGCTGCAATCACGATTGTCAACGACAACACGGGTTTCACCCGTAACACGACTTCGGCGTCTGCCGGCGATTACCGCTTCACTGACCTTCCTGCCGGCACCTACACACTTACTGCCACAGCACAAGGCTTCAAGCCAGTCAAGCAGACGGGCATCAACGTTACCGTGGGTTCGATCAACCAGCAAAATGTCCAGTTGGCCGTGGGAGCTGTCACCCAAGAGGTCACGGTTTCCGGCGCTGCTGCTGTCCTTCAAACGCAAGAGGCCAATGTTCACACGACGATCTCGAATTACGCGGTGCAGAACCTGCCGCTGAACATTTACCACAACTTCCAGAGCGTTGAACTGCTCTCTCCGGGCGTGGTTTCTTTGTCGGCCATAACGGGAAGCTATCCCAATTCGCTTGCCGACACGCCTGACCGCTCGCTTGCCATCAATACCAACGGGTTGCCGCAGCATATCAACACCTCGCGTGTCGATGGAGCCACGGACGTGTTTCTCTGGCTGCCCGACCACATGGTGATCATCCCTCCGGCGGCTAGCGTTCAGGAAGTCAACGTCCAGACGTCCAACTTCAACGTGCAAAAAGGTCTTACCGCCGGAGCTGCCACCGATGTGATCACCAAGTCCGGAACGAACCAGTTCCATGGCAACATCTATGGCTTCCACACGGACTCGGCGCTCGATGCCCAGAATGCTCTGGTTCATACACCGAATGGGAAAAAGCCCAAGAACATCCAGAACAACGACGGCGCTGCTATTGGCGGGCCGATTATGAAGAACAAAGTGTTCTTCTTCGGCAACTGGGACGGATTCTTCCAGCGCCAGAATGCTGCAGATGCCTCGAACCTCATAGCTCCGCTCGACATGCGAGGCGGAGACTTTTCTGCCTACTTAGGTCAACCGCTCTATAATGCCGCCGGGACCCGGCCCATGGTTTGCTCCAGCAACGCCGCAGGCGCAGGAGCGGGGCCATTGGTTCCCTTGCAGGAAGGCATGATTTTTGACCCGGCCACCGGAAACACTGCAACCGGTCAGGGCCGTTGCGCTTTCCAGGGCAACATCATCCCCGCCAGCCGGATGTATCAGGGCGCAACCGCCTTCTGGCAGTTGATGGCGCCCTTCACTCCGAATAACACGTTGGGCCAACCGTTTGGCGCAAACACAGCGACGAATGACATTCGCCTGCGAAACTCGAACTGGAATCGAAACATCTACACGGGCAAGGTGGACTATAACCTCAGCGACCGGCAGACCATCTGGGGCAAGTATACTCTCCAGAAGGCGCTTCTGAACGACGGAAGTGACTACGGCATTGCCGGGCAGGGCGGCGGCACGGGCATTACTGATGACACGGCGCAAACCGTAACCATCGGGCACACCTGGACCGCAAAGTCCAATCTGGTCTTGACCGGCCACATCGGATTTACCCGCATGGGCGAGCAAAACCAGACAGAGGACTTCGGCAAGCCCTACGGCCAGTCTGTTCTTGGTCTGGTCAATAGCAACACGCCGTCGGGTGACGAAAGGTACACCGGAATGCCCGGAATCACATTCAACGGTGGCTTCACAACCCTGGGCACCGACCAATCGTGGGAACCCGTGCAGCGGAACGACTGGCAGTTGACTCTCGACGAAAATGCCACGTGGATCAAAGGGAAGCACTCAATCGTGTTCGGATTTGACGCTGCTCACAACCACATGAACCACTGGCAGCCGGAAATTGTCTGCTGCCCGCGTGGTAATGTGCTGATGGGAGCGGATAACACGTTCCTGAATACGGCAGCCGACGCTCTGGGCATCGGTCCTCAAACGCAGTTCTACGATGTCAGCCACAAAGCGATCGGCTTCACCTCAAACCCCTGGAATAACATTGCGGAATTCAACCTCGGCCTGGCGAGCGAAGTCCAGAACGGCCAGCAATTCATCAAGGCCACCAACAAGGATTGGCAGGAAGCTCTCTACGTCGGCGATACCTTCCGCCTGACACCCAAACTCACCGTGGATGCCGGAGTTCGCTGGGAGTACTTCCCACTGATTACCCGTGACGGCGTGAGTAAATTCGAGGTCTATGACACCGCGACCAACCAGCTCTATCTGGGCGGGCTCGGAAATCATGACACGCACCTCGGCAACACGCCAGTTGGAGTGACCAGCAGCAAGAAGCTGTTTGCTCCCCGACTCGGACTTGCTTACCAGCTTAACGATAAGACCGTGGTTCGCGCCGCATTCGGGATGACGAATGACACGCTGCCGCTTGAGCGTCCCCTGCGTGGTTTCTGGCCTTACACGATCGGCGCAGATAACCAGATGGTCGGGAACAGCAACGTCACTACGTTCCTGCCCTATTCAAACTTTAACGCCACGAGCAACGCCGTAAACGGTTATTCGGGTTTGGCGGAGGGCGTTCCGCTCATTCAGGCCCCCACAGGGTTCGCGAGCGGCATCATCACTCCTCCCACGAACGTCACCATCGGAACCCTGGCCCCGGGCGAGTTCAAGAGGGGCTATGTGGAGTTCTGGAACTTTACGGTGGAACGCAAGCTTCCGTTTAACACGCTCCTGAACGTCGGCTACGTTGGCAATCACCTGGTTCATCAATTCAACGGACGTGATGCCGACGCTGCTCCCCTGGGACTTGGTGCCGCAGGGTCCCCGCTATTTGCCGCCTTCGGGCGTCCGCAATCAAGCGGGACCTACCTGTTTGACGGCTACCTCGATTCTCACTACAACTCACTGCAGGTTTCGATTAACCGCCACGTCACCAATGGCCTCTTCCTTCAGGGCGCTTACACCTACTCGAAGGTGATCGGATACATGGATGACGAGGGCTGGGAGAACGGCCTGCGCTTCAACTGCCCGGCCAGTAGCCTGATGCCGCAAGGCTGCCAGTCGCTGAACCGGCACACGCTCACCTTCGACCGCACGCATGTGCTGAAGATGGCGTTCATCTATACTCTGCCCTTCGGTGCAGGCCAGAGGTTCGCAACCACAGGGGCTGCCAGTGCAATTCTTGGCGGCTGGTCAGTCAACGGCATCATCACGGGCGTTAACGGCTCCCCGATGTACCCGACTCAGACCAGCAAGTATCTGAACACTCCAGGAACCAGCCAGGTTGCAGACTTTGCCGGCAACCTCCAGATGATCAAGGGGAGGGGGCCAAGACAGCAGTGGTTTAACACGACGGCCTTCACCCCCGTGGAGACCGTCAGAATCGGAGACGGCGGACGGGGCAACTCGTGGTTCAGAGGCCCCGGTTTGGCGCAACTTGATGCGAGTCTCTTCCGCAACTTCAAGCTCACCGAGAAGTTTAATTTGCGGATTCGGGCTGAGATGCTGAACTCCACCAACACTCCTCACTGGAATAACCCGAGCACAAGCTGCTCAATCGTTACCCCCGCGAGTGGTCCGGATGTCTGCGGCGGGAGCTTTGGGCAGATCACCACCGCATTTGGACAAAGGATCTTCCAGTTGGGAGCTCAGATAGACTTCTAA
- a CDS encoding sugar phosphate isomerase/epimerase family protein codes for MNNETSRREFLKLAVAGTAAVGALPASLGATPAQGGGKLSLDKGMVYTMLPKGMSVADRFKLARDTGFKVVQAPTTPDQNEAEELKKASDAAGVRIDSVMNMAHWRYPLSSSDPSVVAKSMDGMRTSLHNAKLWGSDAVLLVPAVVNPQTSYHDAWVRSQKEIRKLIPLAEELKVVIAIEEVWNKFLLSPLEMRTYINEFHSPWIRAWFDVGNVVLYGYPQDWIHTLGKQIVKLHLKDFKLEHSCYEWVNLGDGQVMWPAVRQALIDIGYSGSAICELESGDEAYLRDVSNRIDRLLIQA; via the coding sequence ATGAACAATGAAACATCGAGGCGGGAGTTTCTGAAGCTGGCAGTCGCGGGTACGGCCGCTGTTGGCGCGCTGCCGGCCTCACTCGGCGCAACGCCAGCCCAGGGCGGCGGTAAACTGTCACTCGACAAGGGGATGGTCTACACCATGCTCCCCAAAGGCATGAGCGTCGCAGACCGCTTCAAGCTGGCGCGTGACACGGGTTTCAAGGTGGTGCAGGCGCCGACCACGCCGGACCAAAACGAGGCGGAAGAACTCAAGAAGGCGTCCGACGCGGCGGGTGTGCGGATTGACTCGGTGATGAACATGGCCCATTGGCGTTATCCGCTTTCTTCTTCCGATCCTTCCGTTGTGGCGAAAAGCATGGATGGGATGCGGACCTCTTTGCACAACGCAAAGCTGTGGGGATCTGACGCCGTACTGTTGGTGCCCGCGGTAGTGAATCCTCAAACCAGCTATCACGATGCCTGGGTGCGATCGCAGAAAGAAATTCGAAAGCTGATTCCACTTGCCGAAGAATTGAAAGTCGTGATCGCCATCGAAGAAGTCTGGAACAAGTTCCTATTGAGCCCGCTCGAGATGAGGACTTACATCAACGAATTTCACAGTCCATGGATAAGGGCCTGGTTCGATGTAGGCAACGTGGTCCTTTATGGCTATCCTCAGGACTGGATCCACACTCTAGGGAAGCAGATCGTCAAGCTCCACCTGAAAGACTTCAAGCTTGAGCATAGCTGCTATGAGTGGGTCAATCTCGGGGACGGCCAGGTCATGTGGCCGGCCGTTCGGCAGGCGCTGATTGATATTGGCTATTCCGGGTCGGCGATCTGCGAACTGGAAAGCGGCGACGAGGCCTATTTGCGAGACGTCAGCAACCGCATTGATCGGCTTCTGATTCAAGCCTGA
- a CDS encoding Gfo/Idh/MocA family oxidoreductase, producing MSEDSGKKVGRREFMGTAAAAASFMIMAPQLVRGTEANSTLRVGLLGCGGRGTADAQYTIETGKARLVALADIFQDQLDKAKAHFDKFQQSKGYAAIDRKLMFKGPMAYQQIANSKDVDVVIITTPPFFHPQHLAEVVTAGKHVYCEKPVAVDPAGCISVLDSGRRAEGRLSLEVGFQLRNAPPYVEQVKRIHSGALGDIVSGAGHYFSGYIDRPSWPGASPDEHRLRNWVHYRTLSGDIIVEQNIHVIDVCNWVLQGHPIKASASGSKLHRPDPGDCYNNYSVVFEYPNRVSMTFGSTQFNKGWWDVGWQFFGTKGVSETHYNGPVAIYGENAWKYGEASSEAGGGKFSAAGVFHGNLDQADPEKKKSFVESILNNQFHNQAQQGVESALSCMMGRRAAYTGEEVSYEQMANSGEKWAVDIDLTQFA from the coding sequence GTGAGCGAAGATTCTGGCAAGAAAGTAGGAAGAAGGGAATTTATGGGCACGGCTGCAGCCGCTGCGAGCTTTATGATCATGGCGCCACAGTTGGTGCGCGGGACGGAGGCAAACTCGACGCTTCGGGTTGGCCTGCTGGGCTGCGGCGGTCGCGGGACTGCGGACGCCCAATACACGATCGAAACTGGCAAGGCCCGCCTGGTGGCCCTGGCCGATATCTTCCAGGACCAGTTGGACAAAGCGAAGGCGCATTTCGACAAATTTCAGCAGTCCAAAGGCTATGCGGCAATCGACCGCAAGTTAATGTTTAAGGGGCCAATGGCATATCAGCAGATCGCCAACTCGAAAGATGTGGATGTCGTGATTATTACAACGCCTCCCTTCTTCCATCCCCAGCATCTGGCAGAAGTGGTGACGGCGGGCAAGCACGTTTATTGCGAAAAGCCGGTTGCCGTGGACCCTGCCGGTTGCATCTCTGTCCTGGATTCCGGAAGGAGGGCGGAAGGACGATTGAGCCTGGAGGTTGGATTCCAGCTCCGGAACGCTCCGCCGTATGTGGAGCAGGTCAAGCGGATTCACTCCGGCGCCCTGGGCGATATTGTGTCCGGGGCTGGACATTATTTTTCAGGCTACATTGACCGGCCCTCCTGGCCGGGCGCGTCGCCGGATGAACATCGGCTGCGCAACTGGGTCCACTACCGCACCCTGTCGGGCGATATCATTGTTGAACAGAACATTCACGTGATTGACGTCTGCAATTGGGTCCTGCAGGGGCACCCCATCAAGGCCTCAGCTTCGGGCAGTAAGCTCCACAGGCCTGACCCTGGCGATTGCTATAACAATTACAGCGTCGTTTTTGAATATCCCAACCGCGTGAGCATGACGTTTGGTTCTACACAGTTCAACAAGGGCTGGTGGGATGTGGGATGGCAGTTCTTCGGCACCAAGGGCGTTTCCGAAACGCATTATAACGGGCCGGTGGCCATTTACGGCGAGAACGCCTGGAAATATGGAGAAGCGTCTTCTGAGGCGGGCGGAGGGAAATTCTCCGCCGCCGGAGTGTTCCATGGCAATCTTGACCAGGCGGACCCGGAGAAGAAGAAATCCTTCGTGGAAAGCATTCTGAACAACCAGTTCCACAACCAGGCGCAGCAGGGCGTGGAATCAGCCCTGAGCTGCATGATGGGCCGCCGCGCGGCCTATACTGGCGAGGAGGTCAGTTACGAACAAATGGCCAATTCGGGCGAGAAGTGGGCCGTCGATATTGACCTGACGCAGTTTGCCTGA
- a CDS encoding sugar phosphate isomerase/epimerase family protein: MTKNNRRDFLKLSTAAAMTAAGLGGAEKALAAAGALPMPAGSAAPAPPPPRKFEPFALGIMTGIGNDPEAAMAKVHSLDMHTCQIDSDLLSDEMIERLGEALNKYNIVVTAMGTDGPGPYIYNFYDGPLTLGLIPRTYRGQRLEKLKKYSDQVKKLNVPAIRIHAGFIPEDPNVELYWESIEALKDVVSHCKRNGQDFLYETGTETPIALLRAMKDIGLDGDLSNQGVNLDTANLILYGKANPLDALDVIGPYVKNTHAKDGLYPTNPRDLGKEVAIPHGKVDFPKIIAKLKELNYQGPITIEREISGPQQMEDVKQERDYLKKLIES, from the coding sequence ATGACAAAGAACAATCGCAGGGATTTTCTGAAACTATCGACGGCAGCCGCCATGACGGCGGCCGGATTGGGCGGTGCTGAGAAGGCCCTGGCCGCAGCAGGAGCTTTGCCAATGCCCGCGGGTTCCGCGGCGCCGGCGCCCCCTCCGCCACGCAAATTTGAACCTTTCGCGCTGGGGATTATGACCGGGATTGGGAATGATCCGGAAGCGGCGATGGCCAAGGTCCACAGCCTCGACATGCACACCTGCCAGATCGATTCGGACCTTCTGAGCGATGAGATGATCGAGCGGCTGGGCGAAGCGCTCAACAAGTACAATATTGTGGTGACGGCGATGGGGACGGACGGGCCGGGGCCTTACATTTACAATTTCTACGATGGGCCTCTTACTCTGGGCCTGATTCCGCGCACTTACCGTGGACAGCGCCTGGAGAAGTTGAAGAAGTATTCGGACCAGGTCAAGAAGCTGAATGTGCCCGCCATTCGCATTCATGCGGGGTTTATCCCTGAGGACCCCAACGTTGAGTTATATTGGGAATCCATCGAGGCGCTCAAGGATGTGGTCAGCCACTGCAAGCGGAACGGGCAGGATTTCCTGTACGAAACGGGTACAGAAACCCCCATTGCGCTGCTGCGGGCAATGAAGGACATCGGGCTGGACGGCGATCTCAGCAACCAGGGCGTGAACCTGGATACAGCAAACCTGATCCTGTATGGCAAGGCGAACCCGCTGGACGCTCTGGACGTCATCGGTCCCTACGTGAAAAACACGCATGCTAAGGATGGATTGTATCCCACCAACCCACGCGACTTGGGGAAAGAGGTCGCCATCCCGCATGGGAAGGTCGATTTCCCGAAGATCATCGCAAAGCTGAAGGAACTGAATTATCAGGGTCCCATCACGATCGAGCGGGAGATTTCAGGCCCTCAGCAAATGGAAGACGTAAAGCAGGAGAGGGACTATTTGAAAAAGCTGATCGAGTCCTAA
- a CDS encoding DUF1080 domain-containing protein, producing MKRTRVIGCGLVLACMLGTAWGVRTYAAPQSAGKWTPLFNGKNLDGWQAFGTERWVADHGTILGESVTDKYGYLMTRKDYKNFEIRLKFNCTSEGNSGLFFHSKITGENPKSGPDIEGLQAEIDPARHTGGIYESGGRGWVALPTDEGEKAIKPVGQWNSMDTLVEGNHIVTRLNGVKIVDYTYEPAKYTDGQIGLQIHTGMHGFKIRFKDIEIRTLP from the coding sequence ATGAAGCGAACACGTGTGATTGGATGCGGATTAGTACTGGCGTGCATGCTGGGCACGGCTTGGGGAGTAAGGACCTACGCCGCCCCCCAGAGCGCGGGCAAGTGGACGCCGCTATTTAACGGGAAGAATTTGGACGGCTGGCAAGCATTTGGGACGGAGAGATGGGTAGCCGATCATGGAACGATTTTGGGCGAAAGCGTCACCGATAAGTACGGCTACCTGATGACCAGGAAAGACTACAAGAACTTCGAGATCAGACTGAAATTTAATTGCACATCGGAAGGGAACAGTGGGCTCTTCTTCCACTCGAAGATTACGGGCGAGAACCCCAAATCTGGACCGGATATCGAGGGCCTTCAGGCGGAGATCGATCCCGCGCGTCACACCGGCGGAATCTACGAGAGCGGCGGGCGCGGCTGGGTGGCCCTTCCCACGGATGAAGGCGAAAAGGCGATTAAGCCGGTTGGCCAATGGAACAGCATGGACACTCTCGTTGAAGGAAACCACATTGTGACCCGCCTGAACGGTGTGAAAATTGTGGATTATACGTATGAGCCGGCAAAGTACACAGACGGGCAAATCGGTTTGCAGATTCACACTGGCATGCACGGATTCAAAATCCGGTTTAAGGATATTGAAATCCGGACGCTTCCCTAA
- a CDS encoding VTT domain-containing protein — MDETIRFLLHHGYVVLVAWVFAEQMGLPVPSMAGLLAAGALAGSGDLKLGLVVLFPTLGALLADVIWYELGKYRGAKVLNLLCRISLEPDSCIRNTENRFARSGAKALMIAKFVPGLSTAAPPLAGMFGMRFTRFLVFDGAGALFYNGVFIFFGYAFSHQLEKVAQIALGLGAGLLVLAAGSLFLYIAWKYFQRQRFLRTLRVRRITPEELKQRIDAGEDVAVVDLRHSMDFEADPNSIPGAYALPSEELEKRYREIPTDREIILYCT; from the coding sequence ATGGATGAGACGATTCGATTTCTTCTGCACCACGGTTACGTGGTGCTCGTCGCCTGGGTGTTTGCCGAGCAGATGGGGCTGCCGGTCCCGTCCATGGCCGGACTGCTGGCCGCCGGGGCCCTGGCTGGCAGCGGGGACTTGAAGCTTGGCCTGGTGGTCCTTTTCCCCACATTAGGGGCGCTCCTGGCGGACGTGATCTGGTATGAGCTTGGCAAGTACCGGGGCGCAAAAGTTCTGAACCTCCTTTGCAGAATTTCTCTGGAGCCGGATTCCTGCATCAGAAATACGGAAAACCGGTTTGCCCGGAGTGGCGCCAAAGCCCTGATGATAGCGAAATTTGTTCCCGGGCTCAGCACGGCAGCGCCTCCGCTCGCCGGCATGTTTGGAATGCGCTTTACACGCTTCCTGGTTTTCGACGGGGCAGGCGCCCTGTTTTATAACGGCGTGTTTATCTTTTTTGGCTACGCGTTCAGCCATCAACTGGAGAAGGTGGCGCAAATTGCGCTGGGACTCGGCGCGGGGCTTCTGGTGCTGGCGGCGGGTAGCCTGTTCCTCTACATCGCCTGGAAATACTTTCAGCGGCAGCGGTTCCTCCGCACGCTGCGGGTGCGCCGCATTACTCCGGAAGAATTGAAACAAAGAATTGATGCCGGCGAGGATGTCGCGGTTGTCGATCTGCGGCACTCGATGGACTTTGAGGCCGATCCGAACTCGATTCCAGGTGCTTATGCGCTGCCGTCAGAGGAACTTGAGAAGCGCTACCGGGAAATCCCTACCGACCGTGAGATTATCCTTTACTGCACTTGA
- a CDS encoding carbon-nitrogen hydrolase: MSKAAKSRFKVGLVQMACGADPGKNLRRAIKGIHEAAKKGAAVVCLPELFASNYFCQREDASVFDLAEPIPGPITTALGPVARKARLAVVAPIFERRAAGVYHNSVAVIGSDGRVAGIYRKMHIPDDPGYYEKFYFTPGDLGFRAINTNVGPVAPLICWDQWFPEAARLVALEGANVIFYPTAIGWHPHEKERYGAAQLDAWKTIQRGHAIANGVYVAVANRIGHENTGEGAGIEFWGSSFVADPQGVVVAEGSPDREEVLVAEVDLKHLEDVRRNWPFLRDRRIDAYHGIGHRFLGKPGRGKTK; the protein is encoded by the coding sequence ATGTCGAAAGCAGCAAAAAGCCGATTTAAAGTAGGCTTGGTCCAGATGGCGTGCGGCGCCGACCCCGGCAAGAACCTTCGTCGGGCCATCAAGGGCATCCATGAGGCGGCCAAGAAGGGCGCGGCTGTCGTCTGCCTTCCGGAGCTCTTTGCTTCCAACTATTTTTGCCAGCGCGAAGATGCAAGCGTCTTTGACCTGGCCGAACCCATCCCCGGCCCCATCACCACGGCCCTCGGTCCGGTGGCGCGGAAAGCCCGCCTGGCAGTGGTCGCTCCCATTTTTGAGCGCCGGGCGGCCGGCGTTTATCACAACAGCGTGGCTGTCATCGGCAGCGACGGCAGAGTCGCCGGGATTTATCGCAAGATGCACATCCCCGACGATCCCGGCTACTACGAGAAGTTCTATTTCACGCCTGGCGATCTGGGATTCCGCGCTATCAATACCAACGTGGGTCCGGTCGCGCCACTCATCTGCTGGGACCAATGGTTTCCTGAAGCTGCGCGTCTGGTGGCGCTCGAAGGAGCCAACGTCATCTTCTATCCCACCGCCATCGGCTGGCATCCCCACGAGAAGGAGCGCTACGGCGCGGCCCAACTCGATGCCTGGAAAACCATCCAGCGCGGCCACGCCATTGCCAACGGTGTGTACGTGGCAGTGGCGAATCGCATCGGGCATGAGAACACCGGCGAGGGCGCGGGCATCGAATTCTGGGGATCCTCGTTTGTCGCTGACCCCCAAGGGGTCGTGGTCGCCGAAGGTTCGCCGGACCGGGAAGAAGTCCTCGTCGCCGAAGTCGATCTCAAGCACCTTGAGGACGTTCGCCGCAACTGGCCCTTTCTCCGCGACCGCCGCATTGACGCCTACCACGGCATCGGCCACAGGTTTCTCGGGAAGCCGGGAAGGGGCAAAACAAAATAG
- a CDS encoding agmatine deiminase family protein: MTATPQSLGYRLPAEWEPHEATWIGWPHNVTDWPGRFTPIPWVYSEIVRKLTPGEIVRILVRSKVHESHARKVLLRAGADLACVEFFRFPTDRGWTRDFGPIFLKKTAPRGEIAIVRFRFNAWAKYPDWRKDDAIPGRVARALKLPLIQAGIAGRDFVLEGGAIDVNGQGTLLTTEECLLDPEVQVRNPGLGKGGIEAALRQNLGVQNILWLGRGIAGDDTHGHVDDVCRFVNAKTVVLCCEENPADPNNAVLQENRERLEGMRLEDGSRIEVVALPMPAPLHFEGQRLPASYANFYIANAAVLAPTFNDPKDRIALGTLAELFTDRPVIGIHSVDLVWGLGTLHCLTQQQPAVD; this comes from the coding sequence GTGACCGCCACGCCCCAATCGCTCGGATATCGTCTTCCCGCGGAATGGGAGCCTCACGAGGCCACCTGGATCGGCTGGCCACATAATGTTACGGACTGGCCGGGGCGGTTCACGCCCATTCCGTGGGTCTACAGTGAGATCGTCCGCAAACTCACGCCCGGAGAAATTGTTCGCATCCTGGTCCGATCGAAGGTCCACGAATCACACGCCCGGAAGGTCCTCCTGCGCGCGGGCGCCGATCTCGCCTGCGTGGAATTTTTCCGCTTCCCCACAGATCGCGGCTGGACACGAGATTTCGGTCCTATTTTCCTGAAGAAAACCGCACCGCGTGGAGAGATCGCAATCGTCCGTTTCCGCTTCAACGCCTGGGCCAAATATCCCGACTGGCGCAAAGATGATGCCATACCCGGCCGCGTGGCCCGCGCGCTCAAGCTGCCCCTGATTCAGGCCGGCATCGCGGGCCGTGACTTTGTGCTGGAAGGCGGCGCCATCGACGTCAACGGCCAGGGCACCCTTTTGACCACGGAAGAGTGCCTGCTCGATCCGGAGGTTCAGGTGCGGAATCCCGGCCTCGGCAAAGGCGGAATTGAGGCCGCCCTGCGACAGAATCTGGGCGTGCAGAACATTCTGTGGCTCGGGCGCGGCATCGCGGGTGACGACACTCACGGCCACGTGGACGATGTGTGCCGCTTTGTCAATGCGAAGACGGTTGTTCTCTGCTGCGAGGAAAATCCCGCCGACCCCAATAACGCCGTGCTGCAGGAAAATCGCGAGCGGCTGGAAGGAATGCGCCTGGAGGATGGCAGCAGGATCGAGGTGGTTGCGCTTCCCATGCCCGCCCCGCTCCACTTCGAAGGCCAGCGCCTGCCGGCAAGCTACGCAAATTTTTATATTGCCAATGCGGCGGTGCTGGCGCCCACCTTTAACGATCCGAAGGACCGCATCGCCCTCGGAACGCTGGCCGAACTGTTCACGGACCGGCCGGTGATCGGCATCCACTCCGTCGATCTGGTCTGGGGCCTCGGGACCCTTCACTGCCTCACCCAGCAGCAGCCGGCTGTGGATTGA